One Desulfobulbaceae bacterium DB1 DNA segment encodes these proteins:
- a CDS encoding cytochrome C: MYDRGKIIPGLIIFVGLMLFAIFNNAGKKVEAPKLEKPVGYKECVKPIDYMKQSHMVLLNEWRDEVIREGKREMIEVEGKLYEKSLQNGCMHCHTSKKKFCDVCHTFASVYPYCWDCHVAPQADAALEEAK, from the coding sequence ATGTACGATAGAGGAAAAATTATTCCCGGCCTGATTATTTTCGTTGGCCTGATGTTGTTCGCCATCTTCAATAACGCCGGGAAAAAAGTCGAGGCACCCAAACTGGAGAAACCGGTCGGCTATAAGGAATGTGTGAAGCCGATTGACTATATGAAACAATCACACATGGTACTGCTCAACGAATGGCGTGATGAAGTCATCCGTGAAGGAAAACGTGAAATGATTGAAGTTGAGGGCAAACTGTACGAGAAAAGCCTGCAGAACGGCTGTATGCATTGCCACACCAGCAAGAAAAAATTCTGTGATGTTTGCCATACCTTTGCTTCTGTTTATCCATACTGCTGGGACTGCCATGTCGCACCCCAGGCAGATGCGGCACTTGAGGAGGCGAAATAA
- a CDS encoding 4Fe-4S ferredoxin, whose protein sequence is MDSSRRKFLKIAGISAVAGVAAPSALNMLLNKNAQASSEAGHGAPAAAGHGGHGEAAPTGKRYGLVIDAGKFHENAGLAEKCIEACHSYHNVPDFGNKKDEIKWLWQEPFMNAFPEESHYKKDDRALSMKFLVTCNHCDNPPCVRACPTKATFKNEDGVVMMDFHRCIGCRFCMAACPYGSRSFNWRDPRGTLDGVPFIEKVNPLFPTRMRGVVEKCSFCAHRLAKGQLPLCVEATGDTKAMVFGDLNDPNSEVSQVLRSRFTIQRKPALGTKPSVFYII, encoded by the coding sequence ATGGATAGCTCAAGAAGAAAATTCCTTAAGATTGCCGGTATCTCGGCAGTAGCCGGAGTTGCCGCGCCGTCTGCCCTGAATATGCTGTTGAACAAAAACGCCCAGGCCTCTTCCGAAGCCGGTCACGGCGCACCTGCGGCAGCAGGGCACGGCGGGCACGGTGAAGCGGCGCCAACGGGCAAGCGTTACGGCCTGGTGATCGACGCCGGTAAATTCCATGAAAATGCAGGACTGGCTGAAAAATGCATAGAAGCCTGCCATTCCTATCACAACGTTCCTGATTTCGGCAACAAAAAGGACGAGATCAAGTGGCTGTGGCAGGAACCTTTCATGAACGCCTTCCCAGAGGAAAGCCACTACAAGAAAGATGACAGGGCGCTTTCCATGAAGTTTCTCGTCACCTGCAACCATTGCGACAACCCTCCCTGTGTCAGGGCCTGCCCCACCAAGGCAACCTTTAAAAACGAGGACGGCGTGGTCATGATGGACTTCCATCGCTGTATCGGCTGCCGTTTCTGCATGGCCGCCTGCCCGTACGGGTCGCGAAGCTTCAACTGGCGTGATCCCCGGGGAACGCTTGACGGCGTGCCGTTCATCGAGAAGGTGAATCCCCTGTTCCCCACCAGAATGCGCGGTGTTGTCGAAAAGTGCAGCTTCTGCGCCCACCGTCTGGCCAAGGGACAGTTGCCGCTCTGCGTGGAGGCAACCGGTGATACAAAGGCAATGGTCTTTGGTGACCTGAACGATCCGAACTCCGAAGTATCCCAGGTTCTGCGGTCGCGGTTCACCATTCAACGGAAACCCGCTTTGGGCACCAAGCCCTCAGTATTTTACATAATCTAA
- a CDS encoding menaquinol oxidoreductase has translation MLEKSLKGNLGYWAWVLLLLSIIGVGVICYVVQFNYGLGATGMSRDVTWGVYISQFTFLVGVAAGGLMLVLPYYLHHYKEFGRITILGEFMAIAAVAMCLLFIMADLGQPMRALNVVFHPTPNSMLFYDMIVLNGYLFLNIICGWVILHSEYKGIKYPKWVKPFIYISIPWAVSIHTVTAFLYCGLPGRHFWLTAILAPRFLASAFAAGPCLLMVIALIMKQVTKFDVGQKAQDKLVTIIGYAALLNFFFLGCEIFVAYYSQIPGHMHTLDYLFWGLTDHTTGVVYNNLVPFMRASVIMGFAGIGLIFVARSKKSDGLLALSCILIFVSFWIDKGLGLVLGGFVPNGLEQITEYIPTAVELGITAGIWATGFLIITVLYKVAISVKLENEKTA, from the coding sequence ATGTTAGAAAAATCGCTCAAAGGTAACTTGGGATACTGGGCTTGGGTTCTGCTACTGCTTAGTATCATTGGGGTGGGCGTCATCTGCTATGTTGTCCAGTTTAATTACGGTCTTGGCGCCACCGGCATGAGCCGCGATGTGACCTGGGGTGTGTATATTTCCCAGTTCACCTTCCTGGTCGGTGTCGCCGCCGGTGGTTTGATGCTGGTTCTGCCCTACTATCTTCATCACTATAAGGAATTCGGCAGGATTACCATCCTCGGCGAATTCATGGCCATTGCCGCCGTCGCCATGTGTCTGCTTTTCATCATGGCCGACCTCGGCCAGCCCATGCGAGCGCTGAACGTGGTCTTTCATCCGACTCCGAACTCCATGCTCTTCTACGACATGATCGTTCTGAACGGCTATCTGTTCCTGAACATCATCTGCGGCTGGGTTATTCTCCACTCGGAGTACAAGGGCATCAAGTATCCGAAATGGGTCAAGCCTTTTATTTACATTTCCATCCCCTGGGCTGTTAGTATCCACACCGTAACCGCTTTCCTGTACTGCGGTCTGCCCGGACGCCATTTCTGGCTCACCGCCATTCTGGCCCCGCGCTTTCTTGCCTCGGCCTTTGCGGCGGGACCGTGTCTGCTCATGGTGATCGCCCTTATCATGAAACAGGTCACCAAATTCGATGTCGGCCAGAAGGCTCAGGACAAGCTGGTGACCATCATCGGTTACGCGGCCTTATTGAACTTTTTCTTCCTGGGCTGTGAAATCTTTGTTGCCTATTACAGCCAGATTCCCGGTCATATGCACACCCTCGACTATCTGTTCTGGGGCCTGACCGATCACACCACCGGAGTGGTTTACAATAATCTGGTACCGTTCATGCGCGCCTCGGTTATCATGGGCTTTGCCGGTATCGGTCTCATTTTTGTCGCGCGGAGCAAAAAATCAGATGGTCTGCTGGCACTGTCCTGCATTCTGATATTTGTATCCTTCTGGATTGACAAGGGTCTCGGCCTCGTTCTCGGCGGCTTTGTGCCGAACGGACTTGAGCAGATAACCGAGTACATTCCGACCGCAGTCGAGCTCGGCATCACGGCGGGAATCTGGGCCACCGGCTTCCTGATTATCACCGTGCTGTACAAGGTCGCCATTTCCGTCAAGCTGGAAAACGAAAAAACCGCATAA